The nucleotide window CATCTGCGCGTGCCCGCCATCGGCGGTCTTGAGAACGGGCGGCTGCTGCGGGCGGGTGTCGCTCGCGGTCTTCGCAGCGGGGGCGGTCGCGGCCGTGGCTTTCGGGGCCGCGCCATCGGGGGCGGGGCGGTCGGGCGTCATGGCATGGTAGGCGACCACGCCCCCCATGCCGAGGATCAGGAACGAAGCGGAAAGGGCCAGCGCACGCCACAACACAAGCCCGTCCCGTGCCTTGCGGCGGGGCGGGCGGGCGCGGGCGCTTGAACCGATGCGGGGGCGGGGCGTATCCCGCCGATTGTTGGAAACGTCGAAGCCGCCTTCCGTACCATAATCCCGGAAGGTGTCCTCCATACCGCCGGAGCGGCGCTGGGCGCGTCCAAGGCCAGCCATATATATACCTCCTGCCAAGCCGCCTGCGCCGGAAGAGGCAGAGGCTCGAGGATCCATTTCTTTGGGCCTATCGACCGCGCGAGGATCCGGCTGCTCTCGGGGATCGCCTTGCGACGCCGCCTTGTATGCAACCCGTCCCGTTCCAAACCGCTGGCGCGCGAACCGTGGCCTTCTTCCTCCCTCGTTCCGGCAAGACCGCCTGAAAAAGCGGCTCCTGAAAAAGATGCACCTGAAACGGATACATCTGAACAACAGGTCCTGCAAAGCGTACCGCCTGCTAGGCGTGGCGGAGCGTGGCGACAAATTGCGGCCGATATGTGCCCGAGCGGTAGCCCGGGAAAACACCTAGGTTTCTCTGGGTGATCGCTTCGCCATCTCTTGGCCATCGCTTGGAAATTCGCTGCGAGCAACGCCGCAGGGACGACTTGAAGGTAATAGGGCCCCGCGCCGCCGCCGGCGCCTATCCTGCAATACGAGCAGGCGGCGGGCTGCTAAGCTTGGTTTCCCTTCCCTTGGAGCATTTTCGCGCGAAGGGGATCCCGGTTCGCGTGGAGAAAATGCTCCAGAGCAAGAGTCCAGAGTGAGCCTGGGCCAACGGAAAGTGCTTTAGGGAGCGCCAGCCATGTTCGACCCGACGACTTTGACCGGCATCCATACCGATATCAGCCTCTTTGCCATCGTCGCCGGCATCGCGGTGGTGGCGGGCCTCGTCCGGGGCCTTGACCGACCCACGACAGCGGCGACTTTCCTCGCCCTCGCCTTCCTCACCAGCGCCACGGGGTTCCTGTTCCCCTTCAATGGGGTGCTGCCGTCCCACGTGGTCGGGGCGGTAGCGATTCTCGTGCTCCTGCCCGCGATTTTCGCGCGCTACGCGGTCGGGCTTGAGGGGCGTTGGCACGCCATCTACGCCGCCACGGCGGTGGCGAGCCTCTATTTCCTGGTGTTCGTGGCGGTGGCCCAGGCCTTCACCAAGGTCCCCGCGCTCCAGGCCGTGGCCCCCAGCCAGGGCGCGCCGGCCTTCGCGGTGACCCAAGGGCTGGTGCTCGTCGCCTTCATCGGCCTCGGCGTCGCCGCCGTGAGGGCGCGGCGGGCGTAATCCTATTTGCCGGGCACGCGCCACCAGGTCTCGGGCAGGGTGCCGTACAGCGAGGCGCGCTGGGGCCGCTCGATCCGCGTCCAGCGGGCAAGCCACTGGCCCGGCGTGTGGAACAGCGGCACCCCATAGGCGCCGGACACCAGCACCCGGTCGAGGGCGCGGGCGGCGGACACGTATTCGTCCTCGTCGCGGGCCGCCAGCAAAGCGGCGATGGCGGCATCGATGGCGGGGGATTTCGCCCCCATATAGTTGCGCGAGCCGGGCGTGTCGGCGGCGGCGGAGCCGAAATAGAACGCCTGCTCGTTGCCGGGGGAGAGCGACTGGCTCCAGGCAAAGGGCATCATGTCGAACTCATAGGCGCCCCGCCGGGCATCGAACTGCACTGCATCCACATACCGCACCTGTGCGGCGATGCCCGCCCTTTTGAGCTGGCTCTGGTAGGCCAGGGCGAGGCGCTCCTGCTCGCGGGTGGCCACCATGATCTCGAAGGCGAAGGGCCGTCCGGTCTCCCGGTTCACCAGCGCCCCCTGCCGCAGCATCCAGCCCGCCTTGTCGAGAAGCTGGAGCGCGGACTTCAGCCGCTCCCGATCGCGGCCGGAGCCGTCGGAGACCGGCGGGCGGAAGGTGCCGGCCAGCACCTCCGGCACCACGGCATCGGGGTAGGGGTCGAGCAGGGCCCGCTCGCGGGCGTCGGCCGGCACGCCCGAACTTGAAAGCACCGAACCTTCAAAGTAGCTCGCCGTGCGCCGGTAGAGGCCGTGGTAGAAATTCTTGTCCAGCCACTCGAAATCGAACAGCTCGATGAGCGCCTGGCGGACCCGTCGATCGGCGAACAGCGGGCGGCGCGTGTTGAACACGAAGGCCGAATAAGGCTTTGGCGTTCCAGTCGGAATCAGCTCCTTGACCACGTCCCCCGAGCGCGCGGCGGGAAAGTCGTATCCGGTCTCCCAGCGGCCGGGGTCGGTTTCGAAGCGGGCGTCGATGAGCCCCTTCTTGAAGGCCTCGAACTCGGTGTTGGCGTCCCTGAAGTAGAAGAAGCGGATCCTGTCGAAGTTATAGAGACCTCGGTTGAACGGAACGGTGCGCCCCCAATAGTCCGGGTTGCGCTCCAGCGTCACGGACGCCCCCGCATCCACCGCTCCGACCCGGTAGGGACCCGAGCCGGTGAGGGGGGTGAGGGTGGTCTCCTCGAAGCGGTCGCGGTCGATGCTGGCCTTTTTGAACACGGGCATGAGGCCCATGATGAGCGGCAGTTCCGGGTCCGGCTCGGTGAAGGTGAAGCGGACGGTGTGGGTATCCGGCGCCTCGGCTCTGGCGATTTTTCCGTAATAAAGACGGTGGTTTGGCCGGCCCATGTCGCGCATGAGCGTGAACGAGAACAGCACGTCGTCGGCGGTGACCGGGCTGCCGTCGGAGAAGTGGGCGGCGGGGTTGAGGGCGAAGGCGACGAAGCTGCGCTCGGCATCGCTGGTCACGCTCTGCGCCAGCAGCGCGTAGAGCGTGAACGGCTCGTCGAGGGAGCGCGCCATCAGGCTCTCGATCACGTAATTGCGCATGATGAGCGGCGCGGAACCCTTGACGATGAAGGGGTTGAGGCTGTCGAAGGTGCCCAGCAGCGACAGGTCCAGATGCCCGCCCTTGGGCGCATTGGGGTCGGCATAGGGCAGGGCGGCGAAGGTCGCCGGCAGGTCCGGGGTGCCGCGCATGGCGATAGCCGGCGCCCTGTCCAGCGCCTGGGCGGACGCTGGTTCGCACACCTGCGCCGGCGTGCCGAGGAGCAGGAGCGCGAGGAGCCACGGCCTGGCGCCGCCGCCCCTTCCGGACCCGCGCCCGGCCCATCGCCCATGCTGGCTGAAACCGCTCCGCATCACGCCTTCCCAGCTCGCCGCCCCAGCCTGCCGCTGCCGGCCGCCCCACCAGCATGCGCGCCGGCCGGTTCACGAATCGTATGGACCGCCGCCGATCCTTAAGGTACCGCCGTGGCACATTTGACTGTTCAAACCAGCCGGTCGGCCGTTTGTTGGCCTTATTCCTCGGCAAGGTAGCACACGCTGTCCCGGCGCCAGGAGCGAGTGTGGGCGTGCGTGTTCCCCGTGCGGCTTTGGCCCGTCACCTTCTCGCCTCAATTGGGCTTGAGAGAGCCGGTGTCCGAGAGAGGGGGGTACGGCGCCCCGGCCTCAGCGCGTGCGCGGCCGGAGCCCCGGCGGCTCAGACCACAAGAAAGGCCACGATGACCATGACCAAATTCAACGCGCGGCTCACGGCCGGGGTTGCCGCAACGCTGCTCGCTGTGGCGTTCGCCGGCCCGGCCTTTTCCCAGACCCCGCCGGCCCAGCCCGCGCCTGCGGCCAAGCCCGCCGCCAAGCCCGCCGCCAAGCCCGCTGCTCCGGCCGCCCAGGCGCCCGCCGCTGGCGCGCCCCAGCAGGGCCAGGCTGCCCCCGGCCAGCCCCAGGGCGAAGCCGACGTAAAATTCTCCGCCTCCCCGTGGCAGAAGATCTGCCAGGAGATCCCGGAGCGGAAGAAGCAGGTGTGCGTGCTCACCCAGGTGCTTGGCGTCGAGAATCAGGCCATCGCCAAGGTCGACATCGTCGAGATGCAGGACGAGCCGAAGAAGCGCATCAACGTTTCCGTGCCGCTCGGCATGCGGCTCCAGCCCGGCCTGCGCATCACCCTCGACAAGGACCCGGTGAATATCCCGTTCGTGCTGTGCCAGCCCATCCAGGGCGGCGGCGCCACCTGCGTCGGCGACCTTGAGGTCGATGGCAGCTTCATCGCCAAGTTCCGCAAGGCCAATGCGGTGTACCTGCAGATGGTGAACGGCACCGGCCGCACCCTGAGCCTGCCCATCTCCAACGCCGATTTCGGCAAGGCTTACGATGGTGCCGGCATGGACGCCAAGGTGGCCATGGAGCAGGAGCGCAAGCGCATGGAAGAGGCCCGCGCCGCAGCCCAGCAGCAGGAAGAGCAGGGCAAGGCCGCTCTCCTGAAGAAGGGCCAGGAGCTCGAGCGCGCCAAGGCGCAGGGCGCCCAGTGAGCTTGGTCCAGTGGACCTGATGACGTGATTTCAGGGCGGCGCGCCGCCCTGCCAGAGATCAGCAAAAAGGGCCGGCATGCAGATGCCGGCCCTTTTTGTGTCTGTGGACCTGTACGGCCTGTCCCGCCCGGTGGCGGGACCGACGTTCAGTTGATGAGGTCGCGCCGCACCCGCCAGCCGCCGGCGCCGTCGTCCGTCAGGGCTTCGTTCACCTTGGGGTGGCGCACCGGCTCCTCGGAGAAGTCCCGCTCCAGGTTCTGCTCGGAGACGTAGGCCACATACTCGCTGTCCGCATTCTCGGCGAGCAGGTGGTAGAAGGGCTGGTCCTTGTGGGGGCGGATCTCCTCGGGGATGGAGAGCCACCATTCCTCGGTGTTGTCGAACACCGGGTCCACGTCGAAGACCACGCCGCGGAAGGGGAAGTGCTTGTGCCGCACCACCTCTCCGATGCGGAACTTGCCCTCACGCATGGTGGAGTGGAAGTCCGCCGCCGCGCCCGAAAGCGGCAGGGCGGCCGCACCTTCAGGGGCGGCAGCGATGCTCTTGCCCTCGGCCGCTCCGGCCGGCGCTCCAGCCTTGGCGTCCTGCGTCATCGCGTCGGCCTCGGGTGCCGACGCGATGGAAGTGCCATCCGGCGCAGGCGCGCCGGTGGCGGGTTTCGCGCGCGCTTTGTCGTGACTGCCCATGTCCCGCCTCTTCACTGTGCCGTCGCGATCGACCTTCCGTAACGGCAATGTACTGCAAGGTTAATCAATTCTGTCACAGTCCGTAGGCTTTGCCCATTTCCGGATCCTTGGCTGCGACAATACGGGCAAGATCGACGATCACCTTGGCCTGCTTCCAGGTGGCGTCGTCCTGCATCTTGCCGTCGATCATCACCGCGCCGGCGCCGTCGGGCATGGCTTCCAGGATCTTGAGCGCGAAGGCCACCTCGCCCGGATCGGGGGAGAACACGCGCTTGGCGATGTCGATCTGGGTGGGGTGCAGCGACCAGGCGCCGACGCAGCCCTGCAGGAAGGCGTTGCGGAACTGGCTCTCGCAGGCGGCGAGATCCGAGAAGTCGCCGAACGGACCGTAGAAGGGCTTGATGCCGTTGGCGGCGCAGGCGTCCACCATCTTGCCGACGGTGTAGTGCCACAGGTCCTGCTGGTAGCCGGCGCGCGGCTTGTCGCCGTCCGCGTCCGCTAGCACTTTGTAGTCCGGATGGCCGCCGCCGACGCGGGTGGTCTTCATGGCGCGGGAGGCGGCAAGGTCCGCCGGGCCGAGGCTCATGCCGTGCATGCGCGGGGAGGCGCTGGCAATCTCCTCCACATTCTTCACGCCCTCGGCGGTCTCCAGGATGGCGTGGATGAGGATGGGCTTGCCGATGGCGTGCTTGGCCTCCAGCTGGGCCAGCAGCTGGTCGAGATAGTGCACGTCCCAGGCGCCTTCCACCTTGGGCAGCATGATCACGTCGAGCTTGCCGCCGATCTCGCTGACGATCTCAACGATATCGTCCAGCACCCAGGGGCTGTTGAGACAGTTGATGCGGGTCCACAGGCCGGTGGAGCCGAAATCGGTGGCCTTGGCCATCTCGATGAAGCCCCGGCGGGCGGCTTCCTTGGCGTCGGAAGGGATGGCGTCCTCGAGGTTGCCGAGCACCACATCCACCTGCTTGGCGATGTCCGGCACCTTCGCGCGCATCTTTTCGAGGTGCGGTGGCACGAAGTGAATCATGCGCTCCAGCTGCACCGGCAGCTCGCGGTAAGGTGCGGGCGCACCGATGGCCAGCGGCTTGAAGAATTGGCGTGGCAGCTTCATGTGTCCCCCCGTGGATCCGGCGGCATGGCTCCGTGCCGAGCCGCCAACCTCTTGAATGCAATGCAGCATAGGTGGCGGGCCGGTGCAACACGACTTCATGGCAGGACGCGCGGGCGGCGCGCGTGAGGGGGAAGTCCGTCGCGGGTTCCGATCGCCGTCGCGGCGGGATGTGCTGCTCGGGCTCACCGGCCTTGCGGGTCTTGTCGTGGGCGGCGGTCCGGCACGCGCGCGCGATTTCTGGGGCGAGGGGCTGCCCGACCAGCCGACGGATTTCCTGTTCGGCTACGGCACGCTCATCAGCGAGCCGTCGCGCACCTCCACCTCGCACCGGCAGGTGGTGGCGGTGCCGGCGCGGGTTTCTGCGCGGTTCGGGCTGGTGCGAGCCTTCGTCGCCCGTGGCGGGGCGCGGTCCGGAGCGGGCTTCACCGCGCTGGGGCTGCGGCAGCCGCGCGACGGTGAGGTGCCGTCCTCCATCAACGGCGTGGTCTTCCCCGTGCTGGACGCCGGGGAGATGGCCGCCTTCGACCGGCGCGAGGGTGGCTACCGGCGGGTGGAGGTGGATCCGGCCCTGGTTGAGGGGGTGGGCTGGCAGGGACTGCCGCGCTCCGGCCGGGTATGGATCTATGTGCCCAAGGGCGTCCAGATGGGCATCTATCTTGATCGGGAGGCCGGCGCCCCGGACAACGGCGTCCTGCCCGACGCGGCGTTCCCGCTGGTCCAGTCCTATATCGACGTGGTGCTGCAGGGCGCGCTCGCGGAAGGCGCTGCCTTCGCGCGGGAGCTGATCGAGACCACGTTCGACTGGAGCGAATTCTGGCTCGACGACCGGCCCACGCCCCGCCGCCCGTGGGCGCAGACCGAGCAGGCCGGCGCCATCGACCGGCTGCTGGCGAGCGTTGAGCCGGCGGCGAGCCAGTTCCGCAACCGGCTCTATCCGGAACTCTATGCCGCGCGCCATCTCATGGATGCCGCGGCGCCACGCTAGAAAGCCGGCAGCCTACGGCAGCAGCAGGGTGGAGCCGGTGGTCTTGCGTGATTCGAGGTCCTTGTGGGCCTTCTGCACGTCCTTCAGCGCATAGGTCTGGTGGACCGGGATCTTCACCGCTCCGGTCAGCACCGCCTCGAACAGGTCGTTGGCGGTGGCGATCAGGTCATGGCGCTTGGCCACGAAGGTGGCGAGGGTCGGACGGGTGGCGAACAGCGAGCCCTTCTGGGACAGCTGGAGCAGGTCGAAATTCTTGATGGCACCGGAGGCGTTGCCGAAGCTGACCCACAGGCCCAGCGGTTTCAGGCAGTCGAGGGAGGCGGGATAGGTCGCCTGTCCCACCCCGTCATAGACCACGTCGCACAGCTTGCCGGCGGTGATCTCCTTCACCCGGTGCACGAAGTCCTCGTCCCGGTAGAGAATCACCTCGTCGCAGCCGTGGGACAGGGCCAGCTCCGCCTTGTCCTTGGAGCCCACGGTGCCGATGACAGTGGCGCCCAGGTGCTTGGCCCACTGGCACAGGATGAGCCCCACGCCGCCGGCTGCCGCCTGCACCAGAATCACGTCGCCCGGCTTGATGTGATGGGTGCGGCGCACGAGATACTGCGCCGTCATGCCCTTCAGCATCATGGCGGCGGCGGTCTGGTCGTCGATGGAGGCGGGCAGGTGCAGCAGCACGGCGGCCGGCACGTTGCGCACCTCGGCATAGGCGCCGATGGCGCTGGCATAGGCGACCCGGTCGCCGGGATGGAAATCGTTCACGTCCGGCCCCACGGCCTCCACCACGCCGGCGCCCTCGTTACCGGGGATGAAGGGAAGGCTCGCGGCCTTGTAGAGGCCGGTGCGGAAATAAACGTCGATGAAATTGAGGCCGATGGCGGTCTGGCGAATCTGCACTTCGCCGCGCCCGGGGGGAGGCACCTCGACCGCCTCATAGGCCAGCACCTCGGGACCGCCCGTCTGATGCACCCGAACCGCATGGACCATGACGCCAGACCCCTTTTCCTGCCGAGACGCCGGGATCATAGGCCGGCGCGGGACGCCCGCAAGCACCCTCAGCGCCCGCCGGAAACCTTCAGGATGGCGCCGGTGGTGTAGCTTGCCGCATCCGAGAGCAGGTACAGCACCGCGTCGGCCACCTCGTCCGCGGTTCCGGCCCGGCCCATGGGCGTGGTCGGCACCAGCCGGTCCAGTCGGCCGGTGACGCCGCTGGTGTCGTGGATGTCGGTGGCGATGAGGCCCGGCGCCACCCCGTTCACCCGCACGCCCTCCCGCGCCAGCTCGCGGCCGAGGCCGATGGTGAAGCTGTCGATGGCGCCCTTGCTCGCGGCGTACCAGACATATTCGCCGGCCGAGCCCAGCGTCGCCGCCATGGAGGAGATGTTGACGATGGCGCCGCCCTTGCCCCCACGTGCCGTGGACATGCGCCTGACGGCCGCCTGCGCCACCAGCAGCGCGCCGGTGACATTGAGGTCGATGACGCGGGCGATCTCGGCGGGATCGGCATCCGCAAAAGCTGAGGCGCGGCCGGTGATGCCGGCGTTGTTGACGAGATGGGTCACCGGGCCGAGGCGGGCGTCGGTCTCGTCAAACAGGTGGGCGATGTCTGCGGGGACGGCCATGTCGCCCTTGATCACCGCCACCTCGGCACCGTGGGCGCGAGCGGCTGCGGCGGTGGCCTCGGCTGCGGTGGCATCACTGGTGTAGTTCAGCGCGATCCGGCCATAGCCCGCCTTCGCGGCCCTGATCACGCAGGCGGCGCCGATGCCACGGCTGCCGCCTGTCACCACGAGCACCTTGTCGGTCATTGCTGCTCCTCCGCGTGCCGCGCCGCGATCCGCCGCCGGCGCCGGCCGGAGGCGGCGACGTTCAGCATCTCCACCATCACCGAGAAGGCCATGGCCGCATAGATGTAGCCCTTCGGGATGTGGGCGCCGAAACCGTCCGCCACCAGCGTGACGCCGATGAGCACGAGGAACGCCAGCGCCAGCATCTTGGTGGTGGGATGGGCGGCGATGAAGGCCGAAAGCGGGCCGGACGCGGCGAACATGATCGACACCGCGATGATCACCGCCAGCACCATGATGGCGAGGTGCTCCGCCATGCCGATGGCGGTGAGGATGGAGTCCACCGAGAACACGAGGTCGAGCAGGATCACCTGCGCCACCACCGCCAGGAAGGCGCGCTGGGCGTAGGTGCCAGGGCCGTCGTCGGCCTCCAGCTCGTCCTCGCCCTCCAGCGCGCCGTGCATTTCCTGGGTGGCCTTGGCGATGAGGAAGGCACCGCCGCCCATGAGGATGATGTCGCGCCAGGAGAAATCGTGGCCGAAGGCGGAGAACAGGGTCTGCTGCAGGCCGATGAGCCAGGTGAGCGCGAACAGCAGCGCGATGCGCAGGATGAGCGCGGCGGACAGCCCCACCTGCCGCGCCCGCAGCGCCTGGGCCGGGGGCAGCTTCTGCACCACCAGGGAGATGAAGACCACATTGTCGATGCCGAGGATGATCTCCATGGCCGTGAGCGTCACGAGTGCCGCCCAGGCTTCCGGCGACGTAATCCAGTCCAGCATCCCATCCCCCAGCACTCAAGTCCGCGCCAGAATGGGGGAACTCGCGCGCACCGCAAGATGTCCGGTGCCGATCGTCGCGCGAAAGGCGCCGCGCGTGCCGATGGGGCAACACGCCGCGCCGCTGCATCGTACCGGATCCTACGCCAAAGCCTTGCGGCGTGGCATCTTGTGGCCCTGACTCGGGGCTGCGCCGCCTTTTCTCGGCCCCAAGCTGGTTCTAGTGTGCGCTGCGCCGGAGACACGGCGGCGGGGAGGCTGCGATGGCGCAAGAGGACATCCACCACGGCGATACCCACCGTGACGACCTTCACGAGGTGATCGTGGTGGGCGCGGGTCCGGCCGGGCTTGCCACCGCCCTGGGGCTCGCCGCGCGGGGCGTGCCCACGGCCCTTGTCACCGGACCCGATCGCGGGGCCGACCACCGCACCACGGCGCTGCTGGAAGGTTCGGTGCGCATCCTTGAGGATTTCGGCCTGTGGGCGGAGCTGGAGCCGCGCGCGGCGCCGTTGCGCGACATGCGCATCGCCGATGCCACCCGCCGGCTTGTGCGGGCGCCGGAAGTCACCTTCCGGTCGGCGGAAATCGGCCTGTCCACCTTCGGCTACAACATCGAGAACGATGCCCTGCGCAACGGCCTGCTTGCCAAGGCCATGCAGCAGCCCAACCTTCACATCGCGCGCACCGCGCTGGAGCGCATCGAGTTTGCGGCCGACGCCCTTACCCTGCGTCTCGCGGACGGTTCCATCCTGCGCGCCCGCCTGGTGGTGGGGGCGGATGGACGCCAGTCGCGGGTGCGGGCGGCGGCGGGCATCCAGATGCGTACCCGGTCCTATCCGCAGGTGGCCTTCACCGCCACCGTGCGCCACACCCGCTCGCACGAGGACACCTCCACCGAATTCCACACCGAGACCGGTCCCTTCACCCTGGTGCCGCTGACGGGGGATCGTTCCTCCATCGTCTGCGTGGTCACGGAGCGGGAGGCGATCCGTCTGCTCGGCCTCGACGACATGGCGCTGGCGCGGGAGCTGGAGGCGCGGGCCTCCTCCGTGCTCGGCCGCTTCGAGATGGAGGGCGGCCGCGGCGCCTTCCCGCTGGCGGCGGAGACGGCGGAGCGGCTGGTGGCGGATCGCATCGCCCTCATCAGCGAGGCCGCCCACATCATGCCGCCCATCGGCGCGCAGGGCCTCAATCTCGGCCTGCGCGACGCAGGGGCATTGGTGGCCTTCGTGGCGGATGCCTTCGCCGGGGGCGAGGACGTGGGCGGGGAGGCGCTGCTGTCGCGCTATGCGGCGGCGCGTCAGCGCGACGTGTTCGGCCGCATGCGGGCGGTGGACCTGCTCAACCGTTCGCTCCTCTCGGACCTGCTGCCGATCCAGGGCGTGCGCGGCTTCGGCCTCTATCTGCTCGACCGGGTGGGACCTCTCCGGCGCACGCTGATGCGGCTGGGCATCGGCGACAAGGCGGCCTGACGCGTCGGCTCCGGGGGCCTCAGAACAGGCTGAGCGGGATGAGGTGCCCGCGCAGCAGATAGAGCATGCCGGTCACCGTCACCACCGAGAACAGGGTGCCGAGGAGGACGGCGGCGGACGCCTCCTCCATGAACACATGGTACTGCCGCGCCAGCACGAACACGTTCAGCGCCGGCGGCAGCGCCGCCATCAGCAGCAGCGTCTCGGTCCAGACCTGCGAGAACGGCCCGAACAGGCTGAGCGACACCAGCGCGATCATCGGGTGCAGCACCAGCTTCAGCACCAGCAGAGGCCCCAGTTCCACCGGCACACGCTTCAGCGGCCGGAGCGCCACGGTGACGCCCAGCGCGAACAGCGCGCAGGGGGCGGCGGCATTGCGCAGGAAATCCAGCATGCGCGACAGCGGCTCCGGCTCGCGGAACTCCAGCGCCGCTGCCAGGACCCCCAGCATGGTCGCAATGTTGAAGGGGTGGGTGAGAACCCGCTTCGCAATGAGGCCAAGGGTGTGCAGCAGGCTCTCGCCCCGCCCGCGCATGCTCATGAGCAGGGGCACGATGGTGAAGAACAGCAGGCTGTCGCAGGCGAAGATGAGCGCCGCCGGGGTGGCCGCCGCCTGACCGAGGGCGGCCAGCGTCAGGCCCGGCCCCATGTAGCCCACATTGGCATAGGCGCCGATGGTGACGGCGATGGCGGCCTCGCCTACATGCCCGCGCCGAAAGTAAAGGCCGATGCCGAGCGCGATGAGGGAGGTGGTCGCCGTGGACGCCACCACCGCCAGGATGAAGGCGGGATTGGCCAGCTCGTGGATCGGCGTCTGCGCCACGATGCGATAGAACAGCGCCGGCAGCGCCACATAGATGACGAAGAAGGTCAGCCAGGCGAGCCCGCTTTCCGGCAGCCGGACCCGCCAGCCACAGAAATAGCCGAGGAAGATCAGCCCGAAGAAGGGAAAGGCGAGGCCGAACAGGTCGCTCATGGCGGCGCGCTCATGGGTGCGGGCTTTTCTTGGAGGGGCGTTGCAGGGCCGGCGGCACGGAAGCGCTTCTGGCAGGGGATGCCCGTGGCGCGTTACCTGATCCATAATCGGCGGGCGTGCCGATGAAAAGCGGGTGCCGCGCGCCGTCATCCTTCCGTTACGGTGACCTGACCTCCGCCAGGAGCCCCGGCGGGCATGCAGGGTCAACGCCGTCGTGCCGCAGCGTTTTTCCGCGTACAAGGGCTAGGTGCGCCTTGCGCGTGGCCCCCCTCGCCATGATATCAAGGGTCAAACAAGGATAGGGCGGGCGCGCTGAACCTGCCCCGCCCGTGCTGCGACGGATCGTTCCCGGCCATGATGCGCCAATACGAACTCGTCGAGCGCGTTCGACGGTATAATCCCAACACCGACGAGGCGCTGCTCGACCGCGCCTATGTGTATGCCATGCGCGCGCACGGCAGCCAGCTGCGCGCGTCCGGCGACCCCTATTTCTCCCATCCCCTGGAAGTCGCGGCGATCCTCACCGATCTCAAGCTGGACGATGCCACCATCGTCTCGGCCCTGCTGCACGACACCATCGAGGATACGAGCGCCACCAAGGTGGAGATCGAGCGCCTGTTCGGTCACCAGATCGCGACGCTGGTGGAGGGCCTCACCAAGATCAAGAAGCTGGACCTCGTCTCCAAGCAGGCCAAGCAGGCGGAAAACCTGCGCAAGCTGCTCCTCGCCATCGCCGACGACGTGCGGGTGCTCCTCGTCAAGCTCGCCGACCGTCTCCACAACATGCGTACCCTGAAGTGGGTGCCGCCGGAGAAGCGCGATCGCGTGGCGCAGGAGACGCTGGACATCTACGCCCCGCTCGCCGCCCGCATGGGCATGCAGGACATGCGCGAGGAACTGGAGGACCTGTCCTTCCGCCAGCTCTCGCCGGAGGCCTACGAATCCATCGCCGAGAGGGTCTCGGAACTGCGCCAGGGCAACGGCGCCGTGGTGCAGGAGATCGAGCGCGAGCTGA belongs to Xanthobacter autotrophicus Py2 and includes:
- a CDS encoding extracellular solute-binding protein family 5 (PFAM: extracellular solute-binding protein family 5~KEGG: bja:blr4590 probable substrate-binding protein), encoding MRSGFSQHGRWAGRGSGRGGGARPWLLALLLLGTPAQVCEPASAQALDRAPAIAMRGTPDLPATFAALPYADPNAPKGGHLDLSLLGTFDSLNPFIVKGSAPLIMRNYVIESLMARSLDEPFTLYALLAQSVTSDAERSFVAFALNPAAHFSDGSPVTADDVLFSFTLMRDMGRPNHRLYYGKIARAEAPDTHTVRFTFTEPDPELPLIMGLMPVFKKASIDRDRFEETTLTPLTGSGPYRVGAVDAGASVTLERNPDYWGRTVPFNRGLYNFDRIRFFYFRDANTEFEAFKKGLIDARFETDPGRWETGYDFPAARSGDVVKELIPTGTPKPYSAFVFNTRRPLFADRRVRQALIELFDFEWLDKNFYHGLYRRTASYFEGSVLSSSGVPADARERALLDPYPDAVVPEVLAGTFRPPVSDGSGRDRERLKSALQLLDKAGWMLRQGALVNRETGRPFAFEIMVATREQERLALAYQSQLKRAGIAAQVRYVDAVQFDARRGAYEFDMMPFAWSQSLSPGNEQAFYFGSAAADTPGSRNYMGAKSPAIDAAIAALLAARDEDEYVSAARALDRVLVSGAYGVPLFHTPGQWLARWTRIERPQRASLYGTLPETWWRVPGK
- a CDS encoding hemimethylated DNA binding protein (TIGRFAM: hemimethylated DNA binding protein~PFAM: Hemimethylated DNA-binding region~KEGG: rpd:RPD_2627 hemimethylated DNA-binding region), giving the protein MREGKFRIGEVVRHKHFPFRGVVFDVDPVFDNTEEWWLSIPEEIRPHKDQPFYHLLAENADSEYVAYVSEQNLERDFSEEPVRHPKVNEALTDDGAGGWRVRRDLIN
- a CDS encoding conserved hypothetical protein (KEGG: lpc:LPC_2779 hypothetical protein) — encoded protein: MGGGPARARDFWGEGLPDQPTDFLFGYGTLISEPSRTSTSHRQVVAVPARVSARFGLVRAFVARGGARSGAGFTALGLRQPRDGEVPSSINGVVFPVLDAGEMAAFDRREGGYRRVEVDPALVEGVGWQGLPRSGRVWIYVPKGVQMGIYLDREAGAPDNGVLPDAAFPLVQSYIDVVLQGALAEGAAFARELIETTFDWSEFWLDDRPTPRRPWAQTEQAGAIDRLLASVEPAASQFRNRLYPELYAARHLMDAAAPR
- a CDS encoding conserved hypothetical protein (KEGG: bja:blr1250 hypothetical protein) yields the protein MFDPTTLTGIHTDISLFAIVAGIAVVAGLVRGLDRPTTAATFLALAFLTSATGFLFPFNGVLPSHVVGAVAILVLLPAIFARYAVGLEGRWHAIYAATAVASLYFLVFVAVAQAFTKVPALQAVAPSQGAPAFAVTQGLVLVAFIGLGVAAVRARRA
- a CDS encoding Invasion associated locus B family protein (PFAM: Invasion associated locus B family protein~KEGG: bra:BRADO3777 conserved hypothetical protein; putative signal peptide), which translates into the protein MTMTKFNARLTAGVAATLLAVAFAGPAFSQTPPAQPAPAAKPAAKPAAKPAAPAAQAPAAGAPQQGQAAPGQPQGEADVKFSASPWQKICQEIPERKKQVCVLTQVLGVENQAIAKVDIVEMQDEPKKRINVSVPLGMRLQPGLRITLDKDPVNIPFVLCQPIQGGGATCVGDLEVDGSFIAKFRKANAVYLQMVNGTGRTLSLPISNADFGKAYDGAGMDAKVAMEQERKRMEEARAAAQQQEEQGKAALLKKGQELERAKAQGAQ
- a CDS encoding HpcH/HpaI aldolase (PFAM: HpcH/HpaI aldolase~KEGG: mag:amb3977 citrate lyase beta subunit); amino-acid sequence: MKLPRQFFKPLAIGAPAPYRELPVQLERMIHFVPPHLEKMRAKVPDIAKQVDVVLGNLEDAIPSDAKEAARRGFIEMAKATDFGSTGLWTRINCLNSPWVLDDIVEIVSEIGGKLDVIMLPKVEGAWDVHYLDQLLAQLEAKHAIGKPILIHAILETAEGVKNVEEIASASPRMHGMSLGPADLAASRAMKTTRVGGGHPDYKVLADADGDKPRAGYQQDLWHYTVGKMVDACAANGIKPFYGPFGDFSDLAACESQFRNAFLQGCVGAWSLHPTQIDIAKRVFSPDPGEVAFALKILEAMPDGAGAVMIDGKMQDDATWKQAKVIVDLARIVAAKDPEMGKAYGL